The bacterium genome includes a window with the following:
- a CDS encoding SipW-dependent-type signal peptide-containing protein, whose translation MKKILLSLGMISVVAVLAIGATGAFFSDTETSTGNTFTAGAVDLTVDSQQHYNGMVCTLGTNQIYTWQPEINTLPPYYPAQDSPCDGTWTATNLGAQHQFFDFADVKPGDSGENTLSLHVDNDAWLRLVISLVTDLDNSCTEPEEGTNSESCTVSVPEGTTAGAGELRENLLFSVWLDEGQTVGFQNNGDLGEGDNIRNYAEPIIISSGTIDENGEIWNLSDAGGLYLIGGQTAYFGIDWNLPNTVGNDTQTDSMSATVEFQVEQHRNNPTPSWI comes from the coding sequence ATGAAAAAAATATTATTAAGTTTGGGCATGATTTCGGTGGTTGCCGTCTTGGCAATCGGCGCAACAGGCGCTTTCTTCTCCGATACGGAGACATCAACCGGCAATACCTTCACGGCTGGAGCGGTTGATTTAACAGTAGATAGTCAGCAACATTATAATGGGATGGTTTGTACACTTGGTACGAATCAGATATACACATGGCAACCGGAGATAAATACATTACCTCCTTATTACCCAGCTCAGGACTCTCCTTGTGATGGAACTTGGACAGCGACAAATTTAGGTGCTCAGCATCAATTTTTTGATTTCGCTGATGTTAAACCGGGTGATTCTGGAGAAAACACACTTAGCCTACACGTTGATAACGACGCTTGGTTGAGATTGGTTATCAGTCTTGTAACTGATTTAGACAATTCTTGTACTGAACCAGAAGAAGGAACTAACAGCGAAAGTTGTACCGTTTCTGTTCCAGAAGGAACGACCGCAGGAGCAGGTGAATTAAGAGAAAATCTCTTGTTCTCAGTGTGGCTGGATGAGGGCCAGACAGTCGGTTTCCAAAACAATGGTGACCTAGGTGAAGGAGACAATATTAGAAATTACGCAGAACCAATTATAATTTCTAGTGGGACAATTGACGAGAATGGAGAAATTTGGAATCTTTCAGACGCTGGCGGCTTATACCTTATAGGTGGACAAACAGCCTACTTTGGTATTGATTGGAATCTTCCCAACACTGTAGGAAACGACACTCAGACCGATAGTATGAGTGCTACTGTGGAATTTCAGGTTGAACAACACAGAAATAATCCTACCCCTTCTTGGATTTAG
- a CDS encoding DUF642 domain-containing protein, with amino-acid sequence MKKILLSLAAIVTVAVVVTGATIAFYNDTETSAGNIFVAGSVDLKVDHTYASYDGEECVGNCTEQGSNLVLNEGFENPVVTDNGGQWQIYPSGISNWAVTAGAGLELQRNGVAGAPHGGQQLAELDSHGAGSQSTIEQVINTVPGQKYRLTFWHSPRPANTPNNGEDNQIEFTIEVTSNSGVLVNNTIGMTYSGSGTSWTQYTYNFIALDTQTTIIFADAGTQADTLGGYIDDVSVRELSCPENDYPNGGICTLWGEQDLGQGDTFWNFPDIKPGDWGTNVISLHVYGNDAFACLLPSNLEDNENTPIEPEVTAGDTTADGIQNGELSGELEFFMWEDANGNNAFDLSEQILVTAGTPFNQIPTQMVAMSLTGNAPITLVGMSWCAGDQTLVGTTVNCDGNGMGDIAQTDKMVSDFVAYAVQQRNNSNFTCADANIPLLVAPENL; translated from the coding sequence ATGAAAAAAATATTATTAAGTCTGGCCGCCATTGTTACGGTTGCAGTTGTGGTTACCGGCGCGACAATCGCCTTCTACAATGACACCGAGACATCAGCCGGCAACATCTTTGTTGCGGGTTCTGTCGACCTCAAGGTGGACCACACGTATGCCTCGTATGATGGCGAGGAATGTGTTGGTAACTGTACTGAGCAAGGTTCCAATCTCGTCTTGAATGAGGGATTTGAGAACCCGGTGGTAACGGATAACGGTGGTCAGTGGCAGATATATCCAAGTGGTATTTCCAATTGGGCTGTTACTGCAGGTGCAGGTCTTGAACTTCAAAGAAACGGTGTAGCAGGTGCTCCTCATGGAGGCCAGCAACTTGCGGAACTTGATAGTCATGGCGCCGGAAGTCAGTCTACTATTGAGCAGGTCATTAACACGGTTCCTGGTCAAAAATACCGTCTTACTTTCTGGCACTCCCCCCGTCCGGCAAACACTCCCAATAATGGAGAAGATAACCAGATTGAATTTACTATCGAAGTTACAAGCAATAGTGGCGTATTGGTGAATAACACTATTGGAATGACCTACAGTGGTTCAGGAACATCTTGGACCCAGTACACATATAACTTCATTGCGCTTGATACGCAGACGACAATTATCTTTGCGGATGCGGGAACTCAAGCAGACACCTTGGGCGGTTATATAGACGATGTGTCAGTACGTGAATTGTCTTGTCCAGAAAATGATTATCCCAATGGCGGTATTTGTACACTTTGGGGTGAGCAAGACCTTGGTCAAGGCGATACGTTCTGGAATTTCCCTGACATCAAACCAGGTGACTGGGGAACAAACGTTATCTCGCTTCATGTCTACGGAAATGATGCATTTGCATGTCTCTTGCCAAGCAATCTTGAAGATAACGAGAATACGCCCATTGAACCGGAAGTCACAGCAGGTGACACGACTGCTGACGGAATCCAAAACGGCGAACTCTCGGGTGAGCTTGAATTCTTCATGTGGGAGGATGCAAATGGCAACAATGCCTTTGATCTAAGTGAACAAATATTAGTTACTGCGGGTACTCCGTTCAATCAAATTCCGACTCAAATGGTTGCAATGTCTCTTACAGGCAATGCGCCTATCACTCTTGTCGGCATGAGCTGGTGCGCGGGTGATCAAACACTTGTTGGCACTACCGTAAATTGTGATGGAAACGGAATGGGCGACATAGCTCAGACAGACAAAATGGTCTCTGACTTTGTTGCGTACGCGGTTCAACAGAGGAATAATTCTAACTTCACTTGCGCAGACGCAAATATTCCTCTTCTTGTTGCTCCGGAAAACCTATAG
- a CDS encoding signal peptidase I, protein MLTTEEKNNIETKQENGRPRPASNGMDKAFKILYTTFYAGIILIIGLLLIALFPIKGNYQIKIVKSGSMEPSIATGSIVVIKPSANYKEGDVVTFGKDTKTDIPTTHRIVGSRASEGVILFTTKGDANEDPDTKEIRQSDIHGKVLFDVPYFGYIIDMARKPVGFAVLIIVPALIVVFDEGVKIFHEIKKMRTLRPLRQAQGGQAQGKKKEDTPTDDKGNV, encoded by the coding sequence ATGTTAACAACTGAAGAAAAGAATAATATTGAAACAAAGCAAGAAAACGGACGACCGCGACCTGCTTCTAACGGGATGGACAAAGCATTCAAAATTCTTTACACGACATTCTACGCGGGAATCATCCTGATAATCGGGCTTTTGCTCATTGCTCTTTTTCCTATTAAAGGCAATTACCAGATAAAAATCGTAAAGTCAGGTTCAATGGAACCAAGTATCGCTACCGGAAGCATTGTTGTCATAAAGCCAAGTGCGAATTATAAGGAGGGCGATGTTGTTACATTCGGCAAAGACACAAAGACGGATATTCCGACCACCCACCGCATAGTAGGAAGCCGTGCCTCGGAGGGCGTGATTTTGTTTACCACAAAGGGAGATGCCAACGAAGACCCCGACACGAAAGAAATCCGGCAAAGCGATATTCACGGCAAAGTATTGTTTGACGTTCCTTATTTCGGTTACATCATCGACATGGCCCGTAAGCCCGTCGGTTTTGCCGTTCTTATCATCGTTCCCGCGCTCATCGTTGTCTTCGATGAAGGTGTAAAAATATTTCATGAGATAAAGAAGATGAGAACCCTTCGACCCCTTCGACAAGCTCAGGGCGGGCAAGCTCAGGGCAAGAAAAAAGAAGATACTCCAACAGATGATAAAGGAAACGTTTAA